From Salvia splendens isolate huo1 chromosome 3, SspV2, whole genome shotgun sequence, a single genomic window includes:
- the LOC121795493 gene encoding sulfite exporter TauE/SafE family protein 4-like, giving the protein MAAKGLVVYLLTAFSLAVASVYFVNNYANGGDAKPSLLSSSTSNALHHNLESEDHVWPELEFGWRVVLATVIGFLGSACGTVGGVGGGGIFVPMLTLIVGFDTKSAAAISKCMIMGASASSVWYNLRVPHPCREVPILDYDLALLFQPMLMLGITLGVSLSVVFPYWLITVLIIILFLGTSSRSFCKAIGMWKEETVLKKAMEDRRGFASSYGELLIDSYEPLVAKEQKTALQIMKDNTNIKRMSVLVPVWICFLLLQVIKNGTAACSPVYWTLTLLQFPVALVVFGYECVKLYKESKKRRMAGNQEHVCEAAIEWNATNITFCALCGVLGGTVGGLLGSGGGFILGPLLLEIGVIPQVASATATFVMMFSSSLSVVEFYLLKRFPMPYALYLMSVSILAGFWGQYFIRKMISILKRASLIVFVLSGVIFASAFTMGVIGIDKSVKMIHNHEFMGFLDFCSSQ; this is encoded by the exons ATGGCTGCTAAAGGGCTGGTGGTCTACCTGCTGACGGCCTTCTCTTTGGCTGTTGCTTCCGTCTATTTCGTCAACAATTATGCAAATGGTGGTGATGCAAAACCGTCACTTCTTTCATCTTCCACATCCAATGCTTTGCACCACAATCTTGAATCTGAAGACCATGTTTGGCCT GAATTGGAGTTTGGTTGGAGGGTTGTTTTGGCGACTGTGATTGGGTTCTTAGGTTCAGCCTGTGGTACAGTGGGTGGtgttggtgggggtggcatttttGTCCCCATGCTCACTCTGATTGTTGGCTTTGACACCAAGTCTGCTGCTGCCATTTCCAAGT GCATGATCATGGGGGCATCTGCATCTTCTGTTTGGTACAATTTGAGGGTGCCTCATCCATGCAGAGAAGTGCCCATACTTGATTATGATTTGGCTCTCTTGTTTCAGCCGATGCTCATGCTTGGCATCACCCTTGGTGTCTCTTTGAGTGTTGTCTTCCCCTATTGGCTAATTACAGTCTTAATCATCATTTTGTTCTTAG GGACTTCTTCTAGATCCTTTTGCAAGGCAATTGGGATGTGGAAGGAGGAAACTGTGCTCAAG AAAGCTATGGAAGACCGACGGGGATTTGCTAGTTCGTATGGAGAAT TGCTAATTGATTCATATGAGCCGTTGGTGGCTAAAGAACAAAAAACAGCACTG CAAATTATGAAAGATAACACGAACATCAAGAGAATGTCGGTGTTGGTACCTGTATGgatttgtttcttgcttcttcAAGTGATCAAG AATGGCACAGCTGCTTGTAGCCCGGTATATTGGACGCTTACATTGTTACAG TTCCCAGTGGCGCTTGTTGTGTTTGGCTATGAATGCGTGAAACTTTACAAGGAAAGCAAAAAAAGGAGGATGGCTGGAAATCAAGAACATGTATGTGAGGCAGCAATCGAATGGAACGCTACAAATATCACCTTCTGTGCCCTCTGTGGTGTGTTGGGAGGTACTGTAGGTGGACTGTTAGGCTCTGGTGGAGGTTTTATTCTCGGACCCCTGTTGCTCGAGATTGGGGTGATCCCTCAG GTTGCTAGTGCGACGGCAACATTTGTGATGATGTTCTCCTCATCTCTATCTGTGGTGGAGTTTTATCTTCTCAAGAGATTTCCAATGCCATACG CTCTGTATCTGATGTCAGTGTCAATCTTGGCGGGCTTCTGGGGTCAATATTTCATACGAAAGATGATCAGCATCCTGAAAAGGGCTTCCCTCATCGTGTTCGTCCTCTCCGGTGTCATTTTCGCCAGTGCTTTCACAATGG GTGTGATTGGGATAGATAAAAGCGTGAAGATGATACACAATCACGAGTTCATGGGGTTCTTAGATTTTTGCAGCAGCCAATGA
- the LOC121795495 gene encoding uncharacterized protein LOC121795495, with amino-acid sequence MESSGIYSNLQPNMLGLEMSLHHNLPPAQNPQNPHHIPPPQQQRHSPMAALPYPKSKNQSLTLSDDDESGFTADDGKRRVSPWQRMKWTDNMVRLLIMVVFYIGDEVGAAEAGEAGGKKKGGGVLQKKGKWKSVSRAMMERGFYVSPQQCEDKFNDLNKRYKRVNDILGKGTSCRVVENQSLLDSMDLAPKVKDEVKKLLNSKHLYFREMCAYHNSCGGGGGAGQQSQSSPPTETNAAAAVCLHAAAAEKTPNLNRGSEEGAKLRDEDEFEEDDAEDDGDEVDEDEQEDDIDDDEQEDDVNDERLCSRKRARTRKGTGTMVPLAQHLDAEMSREGGRTMAEKRQWLKGKMVALEEERLGIHSQSFQLEKQRLKWLKFSSKKEREMEREKLINERTKLENERMMLLIRHKELDLIEHQSSNKKTDPSSITG; translated from the coding sequence ATGGAATCCAGTGGGATTTACTCAAATTTGCAGCCTAATATGTTAGGGCTAGAAATGTCGCTCCATCACAATTTACCACCAGCTCAGAATCCCCAAAATCCACACCACATTCCGCCGCCGCAGCAGCAGCGGCACAGCCCCATGGCGGCATTGCCCTACCCCAAATCGAAGAACCAGAGCTTGACGCTAAGCGACGACGACGAATCGGGATTCACGGCCGACGACGGGAAGAGGAGAGTGTCGCCGTGGCAGAGGATGAAGTGGACCGACAACATGGTGAGGCTTCTGATCATGGTGGTGTTCTACATCGGCGACGAGGTGGGGGCGGCGGAGGCGGGGGAGGCGggggggaagaagaagggcgGCGGGGTGCTGCAGAAGAAGGGGAAGTGGAAATCGGTGTCGAGGGCGATGATGGAGAGGGGTTTCTACGTGTCCCCGCAGCAATGCGAGGATAAATTCAACGATTTGAATAAGAGGTATAAGAGGGTTAATGACATTTTGGGGAAGGGAACGTCTTGCCGCGTTGTGGAGAATCAATCGCTTCTCGATTCCATGGATTTGGCACCTAAGGTGAAGGATGAGGTGAAGAAGCTGCTCAATTCGAAGCACTTGTATTTCAGGGAGATGTGCGCTTACCACAACAGctgcggcggaggcggcggcgcgGGTCAGCAGTCGCAGTCATCGCCTCCGACTGAGACGAATGCCGCTGCTGCCGTGTGCTTGCATGCGGCGGCGGCTGAGAAAACCCCCAATTTGAATAGGGGGAGTGAGGAAGGGGCTAAATTGCGGGATGAGGACGAATTCGAGGAGGATGATGCTGAAGATGATGGAGATGAGGTTGATGAGGACGAACAAGAGGATGATATTGATGATGACGAGCAAGAGGATGATGTTAATGATGAGAGATTGTGTTCGAGGAAGAGGGCGAGGACGAGGAAGGGGACCGGGACGATGGTGCCATTGGCTCAGCATTTGGATGCGGAGATGTCGAGGGAGGGGGGGAGGACGATGGCGGAGAAGAGGCAGTGGCTGAAGGGGAAGATGGTGGCGCTGGAGGAGGAGAGGCTCGGGATCCATTCGCAGTCGTTTCAGCTGGAGAAGCAGAGGCTCAAGTGGCTCAAGTTCAGCAGCAAGAAGGAGAGGGAGATGGAGAGGGAGAAGCTCATCAATGAGAGGACTAAGCTTGAGAATGAGAGGATGATGCTCCTCATCAGGCACAAGGAGCTTGATTTGATTGAGCATCAATCTTCCAATAAGAAGACTGATCCCTCTTCCATTACTGGATGA
- the LOC121795496 gene encoding uncharacterized protein LOC121795496 codes for MKAVVDKKQDKVVIAAECGADEGRKHLEKVELRTHDAETVKYVERKMSDKGVGRLDRHPADGLPFKHQPKKGHGGKYTWEGTQREFEAEQEAEPAIDHKDPNYVEEEEDAGDEMVVGEVETPKLAEEGVARVQVDPRLEINYNNGLVLS; via the coding sequence ATGAAGGCGGTGGTCGACAAGAAACAGGACAAAGTGGTGATCGCGGCAGAGTGCGGCGCCGACGAAGGGCGGAAGCACTTGGAGAAGGTGGAGCTGCGGACGCACGACGCCGAGACGGTGAAGTACGTGGAGAGGAAGATGTCCGACAAGGGCGTGGGGAGGCTGGACCGCCACCCGGCCGATGGGCTGCCGTTCAAGCACCAGCCCAAGAAGGGCCACGGTGGCAAGTACACGTGGGAGGGCACACAGAGGGAGTTtgaggccgagcaggaggctgAGCCCGCGATTGACCACAAGGATCCCAACtacgtggaggaagaggaggatgcGGGCGATGAGATGGTGGTGGGAGAGGTGGAGACGCCTAAGTTGGCGGAGGAAGGGGTGGCGCGTGTTCAAGTTGATCCTCGCTTGGAAATTAACTACAATAACGGTCTAGTCCTGAGTTAA
- the LOC121795491 gene encoding glucomannan 4-beta-mannosyltransferase 9-like, whose protein sequence is MELFSVLPESFSGVHSDMTEQLLVIWGLIKEPLIIPLLNLGVLVCLSMSVILFIERLYMGVVITFVKIFGRKPDKRYKWEALKDDLEHGNSAYPVVLLQIPMFNEREVYQLSIGAACGLSWPSDRFIVQVLDDSTDSTIKNMVEMECQRWASKGINIKYEIRDNRTGYKAGALKEGLTRSYVKHCDYVAIFDADFQPEPDFLWRAIPFLVHNPDLALVQARWKFVNANECMMTRMQEMSLDYHFTVEQEVGSSTYAFFGFNGTGGVWRIAAIEEAGGWKDRTTVEDMDLAVRASLKGWKFLYLGSLEVRSELPSTFKAYRHQQHRWSCGPANLFRKMFCEIIRNKKVTAWKKVYVIYSFFFIRKIIAHIVTFLFYCIVLPATVLIPEVEIPKWGAVYIPTIITLLNAVGTPRSVHLLIFWILFENVMAMHRAKATLMGLFEIGRVNEWIVTEKLGEALRLKSAIKAFKKHRFRVGDRIHLVELFTGCYLFFCGCYDYSYGKHNFFIYLFVQSMAFIIMGFGYVGTFVPS, encoded by the exons ATGGAGTTGTTTTCGGTGCTGCCGGAATCATTTTCTGGCGTCCACAGCGACATGACGGAGCAATTGCTGGTAATTTGGGGCCTAATTAAGGAACCATTAATCATACCGTTGCTGAACTTGGGGGTGTTGGTGTGCTTGTCAATGTCAGTAATTCTGTTCATTGAAAGGCTGTACATGGGCGTGGTCATCACCTTCGTCAAAATCTTCGGCCGCAAACCAGATAAGAGATACAAATGGGAGGCATTGAAGGACGATTTGGAGCACGGGAACTCCGCCTACCCCGTCGTTCTCCTCCAAATCCCAATGTTCAACGAAAGAGAGGTCTATCAGCTCTCCATCGGAGCTGCATGCGGCCTCTCTTGGCCGTCCGATCGATTCATCGTCCAAGTTCTCGACGATTCGACCGACTCCACCATCAAG aatatggtggagatggagtgcCAGCGATGGGCGAGCAAAGGGATCAACATCAAATACGAAATCCGAGACAACAGAACTGGATACAAAGCCGGAGCCCTTAAAGAAGGCCTCACGCGCTCCTACGTTAAACACTGCGATTACGTGGCAATATTCGATGCAGATTTCCAACCTGAGCCCGATTTCCTGTGGCGAGCAATCCCGTTCCTCGTCCACAACCCTGACCTCGCCCTCGTCCAAGCTCGCTGGAAATTCG TGAATGCGAACGAATGCATGATGACAAGAATGCAAGAGATGTCGCTCGACTATCATTTCACTGTTGAGCAAGAAGTTGGCTCATCTACATATGCTTTCTTTGGCTTCAACG GAACTGGCGGTGTGTGGAGGATTGCTGCAATCGAGGAAGCGGGAGGATGGAAAGATCGTACGACAGTTGAAGATATGGACTTGGCGGTTCGCGCGAGCCTCAAGGGATGGAAGTTTTTGTATCTTGGCTCTCTAGAG GTGAGAAGTGAGTTGCCTAGTACTTTCAAGGCATATCGACACCAACAACATCGTTGGTCGTGTGGTCCTGCAAATCTGTTTAGAAAGATGTTTTGTGAGATTATAAGAAACAAG AAAGTAACAGCATGGAAGAAGGTTTATGTGATATACAGTTTCTTCTTCATAAGGAAGATAATAGCCCATATAGTCACTTTTCTGTTCTACTGCATAGTGCTGCCTGCCACTGTGTTGATACCCGAAGTCGAGATCCCGAAATGGGGCGCAGTTTACATTCCTACCATCATCACCCTCCTCAACGCAGTTGGAACTCCGAG GTCAGTCCATTTGCTTATTTTCTGGATCCTGTTCGAGAATGTGATGGCAATGCACCGCGCCAAGGCCACCCTGATGGGTTTGTTTGAGATTGGGAGAGTGAACGAATGGATTGTCACTGAGAAACTCGGGGAGGCCCTTAGGTTGAAATCCGCAATCAAAGCTTTCAAGAAACATAGGTTTAGGGTTGGAGATAG AATCCATTTGGTAGAGCTTTTTACTGGCTGCTACCTCTTCTTTTGTGGCTGCTACGACTATTCGTATGGGAAACACAACTTCTTCATATACCTCTTTGTCCAGTCAATGGCCTTCATCATCATGGGATTCGGCTATGTTGGCACCTTCGTCCCTTCGTGA